From a single Camelus bactrianus isolate YW-2024 breed Bactrian camel chromosome 11, ASM4877302v1, whole genome shotgun sequence genomic region:
- the LOC123619024 gene encoding LOW QUALITY PROTEIN: cytochrome c oxidase subunit 6C-like (The sequence of the model RefSeq protein was modified relative to this genomic sequence to represent the inferred CDS: inserted 2 bases in 1 codon; substituted 1 base at 1 genomic stop codon) codes for MPSSALTKPQKXGILAKLLQFXIVGGFVVFLGVVAFCKFSVAGPRKKAYADFYRNYDSIKDFEETRKAGIFQSAK; via the exons ATGCCTTCCAGTGCTTTGACGAAACCTCAGAAGTGAGGCATTCTGGCCAAGCTTCTGCAATT TATTGTTGGAGGCTTCGTTGTATTCCTGGGAGTTGTAGCTTTCTGTAAGTTTTCAGTGGCTGGACCAAGAAAGAAAGCATATGCAGATTTCTATAGAAATTATGATTCCATAAAAGACTTTGAGGAGACGAGGAAGGCTGGCATCTTTCAGAGTGCAAAGTGA